In one Heterodontus francisci isolate sHetFra1 chromosome 18, sHetFra1.hap1, whole genome shotgun sequence genomic region, the following are encoded:
- the LOC137379864 gene encoding achaete-scute homolog 4-like yields MDGDQRGSTLERIPYQRPIGVPMTRVHDCFGMPFAEGLPLSFPVNPAYLEGTYREGYSSRLSYLPFRSHMGIYDYSLEPAFIRKRNERERQRVRYVNEGYARLREHLPEDFVDKRLSKVETLRAAISYIKHLQELLIPSETKERGSLSPRAMEIHKLSSPATRREGNSDGESKSSSPFSELGDLSS; encoded by the coding sequence ATGGATGGAGATCAACGAGGATCAACATTGGAAAGAATACCCTACCAAAGACCCATTGGGGTGCCCATGACTAGGGTACATGACTGCTTTGGGATGCCTTTTGCAGAGGGTTTGCCTTTATCTTTTCCTGTTAACCCTGCATACCTGGAAGGCACATACCGTGAAGGATATTCCAGCAGGCTGTCTTACCTGCCTTTCCGCAGCCACATGGGGATTTATGATTATTCCCTTGAGCCAGCTTTTATCAGGAAACGCAATGAAAGGGAACGACAGAGGGTGCGCTATGTCAATGAAGGCTATGCACGACTCAGGGAGCATCTCCCTGAAGATTTTGTGGACAAAAGATTGAGCAAAGTGGAGACCTTAAGGGCTGCTATCAGCTACATTAAACACCTTCAGGAGTTACTTATCCCTTCAGAGACTAAAGAGAGAGGGTCGCTATCTCCGAGGGCAATGGAGATTCATAAGCTTTCCAGCCCTGCAACAAGGAGAGAAGGCAATAGCGATGGAGAGTCCAAATCCTCCtcacctttcagtgaacttggtgatCTAAGCAGCTAA